A genomic window from Osmerus eperlanus chromosome 5, fOsmEpe2.1, whole genome shotgun sequence includes:
- the mapk8ip2 gene encoding C-Jun-amino-terminal kinase-interacting protein 2 isoform X1 produces MADRAEMFSLSTFHSLSPPGCRPSHDISLEEFDDEDLSEITDDCGIGLNYDSDPYEKDCLILEKSEMHHQMCSFQDDFQEFEMIDDEDEDEEEDEDDEEVDPEGPPSPLTSPSLSPTLGTLKSRPTTLNLTTAVSQDSLNNNSSLSPKKGSWQDSLRNPASQGRLSPTHSCLEDGSHVTGQCPVALASQVPGSQSKGTPPKQAGEGGHPQSPRRPLLCDMEGNRRERPEYGSFGQHKSQPCSGEFPEQALLQTSRVPSVDEHSQCSDTEVDHDLNSDHNHKHSCQSSRRANDTYTVTSESGLDRELENDPDPDGTSRCLSSTAPIGGNDGSDTPLSEGELEKDIEVEFMCKETYDMVCKENQYVEFPSIEPSESASFQSYSNRSNAVDQSDGSNRHGPANEVAANDSTSPSSDPGIADMNAKRCYTMSDPDQDLSSPGSDSDIEGELEAAFACGGPLVSNMISSISETELDLTSDDSSSGRSSHLTNSIEEASSPTSDQELDPDTELEQDSGIVGLKASLLLGQRDPIKDGSPLPSPSPLPSPIMATPSTADSPIPPPEMYDDGLALMGLHSVDDDLPYEHLADPDETLPPAQHCEDSHSRQMVLQIEPDHSLESFKRSFYLPVGPRLMPTADEYDGNSEGESESESEDELSENSDSPWLLSNLVNKMISEGSYPISCPEECFKRSVSITDTISPSSDIETDAFAEAPPERELGRPTQMEGSEEKGKQGKGRRWEGEEREEGEKSAKPPKRQSVRSDEKLSPTMHVGSATFHTLSPVIVERYIHTAHHPEKGLSAQAAKNSQRREEKEAGEPDNDLMMLEGRKDLESPSLTESVASDKDEGRETETKPSGRSTASLERITEVKHSLTLDIPTAQTNRCFSLTYSTDNEEEEEEGAQEENDSPFSGSLRKKSSYGGSDLYLDSSPPIDESVRDHPLQVGRLQQDDDGLAYDSMKYTLVVDENTTLELVSLRRCTSVLSDDSELSTLCDDDPLGTGHVGDGQCDVGVRPELSSSEDSSPEADIPFSKKFLNVFVNSTSRSSSTESFGLFSCTISGEERDQTHRAVYRFIPRHADELELDVDDPLYVEEEEDDYWYRGYNMRTGERGIFPAFYAHEVIGQSKEIVGLKRNPAWMESFSVQFLGSVEVPYHQGNGILCAAMQKIAVSRKRTVHVRPPSLCELEISLQGVKLVMSLEDEYDTMDEFDRCSHFFQMKNISFCGCHPKNNCYFGFITKHPTLNRFACHVFVSQESMRRVAECVGRAFQEYYQEHLEYACPTEDIYLE; encoded by the exons ATGGCGGACAGGGCTGAGATGTTCTCCCTTTCCACGTTccattcactctctcctcccggtTGCAG GCCATCCCATGATATCAGTCTGGAGGAGTTTGACGATGAAGATCTCTCTGAAATCACAGATGACTGTGGTATTGGACTCAACTATGACTCAGACCCTTATGAGAAG GACTGTCTGATCCTGGAGAAGAGTGAGATGCACCACCAGATGTGCTCCTTCCAGGACGACTTCCAGGAGTTTGAGATGATTGACGATGAggatgaggacgaggaggaggacgaggacgacgaGGAGGTCGACCCTGAGGGTCCTCCCTCCCCGTTgacctccccctcactctcccctacCCTGGGAACACTGAAGAGCCGGCCTACCACTCTCAACCTCACCACCGCTGTCTCACAG GATTCCCTGAACAACAACAGCAGTTTGTCCCCAAAGAAGGGAAGCTGGCAAGACTCTCTGCGCAACCCAGCTTCACAGG GCCGTCTGTCTCCGACTCACTCATGTCTTGAGGACGGCAGCCATGTGACGGGCCAATGCCCAGTCGCACTAGCCTCCCAGGTTCCAGGGTCCCAGAGCAAAGGTACTCCCCCCaaacaggcaggggagggcgGGCACCCCCAGTCCCCTCGCAGGCCCCTTCTCTGCGACATGGAGGGCAACAGACGAGAGAGGCCTGAATACG gtTCTTTTGGCCAGCATAAGTCTCAACCCTGCTCTGGAGAATTCCCTGAGCAGGCCCTTCTCCAGACCTCCAGAGTGCCCTCCGTGGACGAACATTCCCAGTGTTCCGATACAGAGGTCGACCACGATCTCAACAGCGAccacaaccacaaacactcatgcCAGTCCTCCCGACGCGCCAACGACACATACACAGTCACCAGCGAGTCTGGCCTGGACCGAGAGCTGGAGAATGACCCAGACCCCGACGGGACCAGCCGGTGCCTGTCCTCCACGGCTCCCATTGGGGGGAACGATGGCTCCGACACGCCCCTGTctgagggggagctggagaaggacaTTGAGGTGGAGTTTATGTGCAAGGAGACATACGACATGGTGTGCAAAGAGAACCAATATGTGGAATTCCCTTCCATTGAGCCGTCCGAGTCCGCCTCGTTTCAAAGTTACTCCAACCGTTCAAATGCTGTCGACCAATCGGATGGCTCCAACCGCCATGGCCCAGCCAATGAAGTGGCGGCCAAcgactccacctctccatcgtcAGACCCGGGTATAGCAGATATGAACGCCAAGCGTTGCTACACCATGTCAGACCCGGACCAGGACCTGAGCTCTCCAGGATCTGACTCGGATAtcgagggggagctggaggccgCGTTCGCCTGCGGCGGTCCTCTGGTCTCCAACATGATCTCGTCCATCTCGGAGACGGAGCTGGACCTGACCAGCGACGACAGCAGCAGCGGGCGCTCCTCCCACCTCACCAACTCCATCGAGGAAGCCAGCTCGCCCACCTCCGACCAGGAACTGGACCCCGACACGGAGCTGGAGCAAGACAGCGGCATCGTGGGATTGAAGGCTTCCCTGCTCCTAGGTCAGCGCGACCCTATCAAAGATgggtctcccctcccctccccgtcccccctcccATCGCCCATCATGGCCACTCCCTCCACTGCCgactcccccatcccccctccggAGATGTACGACGACGGGCTGGCTCTGATGGGCCTCCACAGCGTGGACGATGACCTCCCCTACGAGCACCTGGCTGACCCGGATGAGACCCTTCCCCCGGCCCAGCACTGCGAGGACAGCCACTCCAGACAGATGGTCCTGCAGATCGAGCCTGACCACAGCCTGGAGAGCTTCAAGCGCTCCTTCTACCTGCCCGTGGGGCCGCGGCTCATGCCCACAGCTGACGAGTACGACGGGAACAGCGAGGGAGAGTCTGAGTCAGAGAGCGAGGACGAGCTGAGCGAGAACTCTGACTCGCCGTGGCTGCTGAGCAATCTGGTCAACAAGATGATCTCCGAAGGCTCTTATCCAATCAGCTGCCCTGAGGAGTGCTTCAAGAGGTCTGTGTCCATCACCgacaccatctctccatcctcagaCATCGAGACGGACGCCTTCGCTGAAGCGCCTCCAGAGCGAGAGCTGGGGCGGCCAACCCAGATGGAGGGATCCGAGGAGAAGGGGAAGCAGGGGAAAGGCCGAcgatgggaaggagaggaaagggaggagggggagaagagtgcCAAGCCTCCTAAAAGGCAGTCCGTGAGGAGCGACGAGAAGCTCAGCCCCACCATGCACGTGGGCAGCGCCACATTCCACACCCTCAGCCCTGTCATTGTGGAGCGCTAcatccacacagcccaccaCCCTGAGAAGGGCCTCAGCGCTCAGGCCGCCAAAAACAGCCAGAgacgggaggagaaggaggccggGGAGCCCGATAACGACCTGATGAtgctggaggggaggaaggatctGGAGTCTCCCAGCCTGACCGAAAGTGTGGCCAGCGACAAGGACGAGGGCCGGGAGACCGAGACCAAGCCCTCCGGCCGTTCCACGGCCTCTCTGGAGCGCATCACCGAGGTCAAACACAGTCTGACCCTGGATATCCCCACCGCCCAAACCAACCGCTGTTTCAGTCTCACCTACTCCACGGacaacgaggaggaggaggaggagggggcgcaGGAGGAGAACGACTCGCCCTTCTCGGGAAGCTTGAGGAAGAAATCGTCCTACGGAGGAAGCGACCTCTATCTGGACAGCTCCCCGCCCATTGACGAGAGCGTGCGGGACCACCCCCTGCAGGTAGGGAGGCTGCAGCAGGACGACGACGGCCTGGCCTACGACTCGATGAAGTACACCCTGGTGGTGGATGAGAACACCACACTGGAGCTGGTCAGCCTCAGGAG GTGCACCTCTGTGTTGAGTGacgacagtgagctctccacaCTGTGCGACGACGACCCCCTAGGCACGGGACATGTGGGCGACGGGCAGTGTGACGTGGGCGTGCGGCCGGAACTCAGCTCCTCAGAGGACTCCTCCCCCGAGGCAGACATCCCCTTCTCCAAGAAGTTCCTCAACGTGTTTGTCAACAGCACCTCGCGCTCCTCCA GTACAGAGTCTTTTGGGCTGTTCTCCTGTACGAtcagcggagaggagagggaccagACACACAGGGCTGTGTACAG GTTCATCCCCAGACATGCAGATGAGCTGGAGCTGGATGTGGACGACCCTCTCtacgtagaggaggaggaggatgactaCTGGTACAGAGGTTATAACATGcgcacaggagagaggggcataTTCCCGGCCTTCTACGCTCATGAGGTCATAGGGCAATCCAAGGAAATTGTCG GATTGAAGAGGAACCCTGCGTGGATGGAGAGCTTCAGCGTCCAGTTCCTGGGTTCTGTGGAGGTACCCTATCACCAAGGTAACGGCATCCTCTGTGCCGCCATGCAAAAG aTTGCAGTATCCCGGAAGCGGACGGTGCATGTGcggcccccctccctgtgtgaGCTGGAGATCAGCCTGCAAGGGGTCAAGCTGGTCATGAGCCTGGAGGATGAATACGACACCATGGATGAG TTCGACAGGTGCAGTCACTTCTTCCAGATGAAGAACATCTCCTTCTGCGGGTGCCATCCCAAGAACAACTG CTACTTTGGTTTCATCACTAAGCACCCCACGCTGAACAGGTTCGCCTGCCACGTGTTCGTCTCCCAGGAGTCCATGAGGCGCGTGGCCGAGTGTGTCGG ACGGGCCTTCCAGGAGTATTACCAGGAGCACCTGGAGTACGCCTGCCCGACCGAAGACATCTACCTGGAGTAG
- the mapk8ip2 gene encoding C-Jun-amino-terminal kinase-interacting protein 2 isoform X2: MADRAEMFSLSTFHSLSPPGCRPSHDISLEEFDDEDLSEITDDCGIGLNYDSDPYEKDCLILEKSEMHHQMCSFQDDFQEFEMIDDEDEDEEEDEDDEEVDPEGPPSPLTSPSLSPTLGTLKSRPTTLNLTTAVSQDSLNNNSSLSPKKGSWQDSLRNPASQGRLSPTHSCLEDGSHVTGQCPVALASQVPGSQSKGSFGQHKSQPCSGEFPEQALLQTSRVPSVDEHSQCSDTEVDHDLNSDHNHKHSCQSSRRANDTYTVTSESGLDRELENDPDPDGTSRCLSSTAPIGGNDGSDTPLSEGELEKDIEVEFMCKETYDMVCKENQYVEFPSIEPSESASFQSYSNRSNAVDQSDGSNRHGPANEVAANDSTSPSSDPGIADMNAKRCYTMSDPDQDLSSPGSDSDIEGELEAAFACGGPLVSNMISSISETELDLTSDDSSSGRSSHLTNSIEEASSPTSDQELDPDTELEQDSGIVGLKASLLLGQRDPIKDGSPLPSPSPLPSPIMATPSTADSPIPPPEMYDDGLALMGLHSVDDDLPYEHLADPDETLPPAQHCEDSHSRQMVLQIEPDHSLESFKRSFYLPVGPRLMPTADEYDGNSEGESESESEDELSENSDSPWLLSNLVNKMISEGSYPISCPEECFKRSVSITDTISPSSDIETDAFAEAPPERELGRPTQMEGSEEKGKQGKGRRWEGEEREEGEKSAKPPKRQSVRSDEKLSPTMHVGSATFHTLSPVIVERYIHTAHHPEKGLSAQAAKNSQRREEKEAGEPDNDLMMLEGRKDLESPSLTESVASDKDEGRETETKPSGRSTASLERITEVKHSLTLDIPTAQTNRCFSLTYSTDNEEEEEEGAQEENDSPFSGSLRKKSSYGGSDLYLDSSPPIDESVRDHPLQVGRLQQDDDGLAYDSMKYTLVVDENTTLELVSLRRCTSVLSDDSELSTLCDDDPLGTGHVGDGQCDVGVRPELSSSEDSSPEADIPFSKKFLNVFVNSTSRSSSTESFGLFSCTISGEERDQTHRAVYRFIPRHADELELDVDDPLYVEEEEDDYWYRGYNMRTGERGIFPAFYAHEVIGQSKEIVGLKRNPAWMESFSVQFLGSVEVPYHQGNGILCAAMQKIAVSRKRTVHVRPPSLCELEISLQGVKLVMSLEDEYDTMDEFDRCSHFFQMKNISFCGCHPKNNCYFGFITKHPTLNRFACHVFVSQESMRRVAECVGRAFQEYYQEHLEYACPTEDIYLE; this comes from the exons ATGGCGGACAGGGCTGAGATGTTCTCCCTTTCCACGTTccattcactctctcctcccggtTGCAG GCCATCCCATGATATCAGTCTGGAGGAGTTTGACGATGAAGATCTCTCTGAAATCACAGATGACTGTGGTATTGGACTCAACTATGACTCAGACCCTTATGAGAAG GACTGTCTGATCCTGGAGAAGAGTGAGATGCACCACCAGATGTGCTCCTTCCAGGACGACTTCCAGGAGTTTGAGATGATTGACGATGAggatgaggacgaggaggaggacgaggacgacgaGGAGGTCGACCCTGAGGGTCCTCCCTCCCCGTTgacctccccctcactctcccctacCCTGGGAACACTGAAGAGCCGGCCTACCACTCTCAACCTCACCACCGCTGTCTCACAG GATTCCCTGAACAACAACAGCAGTTTGTCCCCAAAGAAGGGAAGCTGGCAAGACTCTCTGCGCAACCCAGCTTCACAGG GCCGTCTGTCTCCGACTCACTCATGTCTTGAGGACGGCAGCCATGTGACGGGCCAATGCCCAGTCGCACTAGCCTCCCAGGTTCCAGGGTCCCAGAGCAAAG gtTCTTTTGGCCAGCATAAGTCTCAACCCTGCTCTGGAGAATTCCCTGAGCAGGCCCTTCTCCAGACCTCCAGAGTGCCCTCCGTGGACGAACATTCCCAGTGTTCCGATACAGAGGTCGACCACGATCTCAACAGCGAccacaaccacaaacactcatgcCAGTCCTCCCGACGCGCCAACGACACATACACAGTCACCAGCGAGTCTGGCCTGGACCGAGAGCTGGAGAATGACCCAGACCCCGACGGGACCAGCCGGTGCCTGTCCTCCACGGCTCCCATTGGGGGGAACGATGGCTCCGACACGCCCCTGTctgagggggagctggagaaggacaTTGAGGTGGAGTTTATGTGCAAGGAGACATACGACATGGTGTGCAAAGAGAACCAATATGTGGAATTCCCTTCCATTGAGCCGTCCGAGTCCGCCTCGTTTCAAAGTTACTCCAACCGTTCAAATGCTGTCGACCAATCGGATGGCTCCAACCGCCATGGCCCAGCCAATGAAGTGGCGGCCAAcgactccacctctccatcgtcAGACCCGGGTATAGCAGATATGAACGCCAAGCGTTGCTACACCATGTCAGACCCGGACCAGGACCTGAGCTCTCCAGGATCTGACTCGGATAtcgagggggagctggaggccgCGTTCGCCTGCGGCGGTCCTCTGGTCTCCAACATGATCTCGTCCATCTCGGAGACGGAGCTGGACCTGACCAGCGACGACAGCAGCAGCGGGCGCTCCTCCCACCTCACCAACTCCATCGAGGAAGCCAGCTCGCCCACCTCCGACCAGGAACTGGACCCCGACACGGAGCTGGAGCAAGACAGCGGCATCGTGGGATTGAAGGCTTCCCTGCTCCTAGGTCAGCGCGACCCTATCAAAGATgggtctcccctcccctccccgtcccccctcccATCGCCCATCATGGCCACTCCCTCCACTGCCgactcccccatcccccctccggAGATGTACGACGACGGGCTGGCTCTGATGGGCCTCCACAGCGTGGACGATGACCTCCCCTACGAGCACCTGGCTGACCCGGATGAGACCCTTCCCCCGGCCCAGCACTGCGAGGACAGCCACTCCAGACAGATGGTCCTGCAGATCGAGCCTGACCACAGCCTGGAGAGCTTCAAGCGCTCCTTCTACCTGCCCGTGGGGCCGCGGCTCATGCCCACAGCTGACGAGTACGACGGGAACAGCGAGGGAGAGTCTGAGTCAGAGAGCGAGGACGAGCTGAGCGAGAACTCTGACTCGCCGTGGCTGCTGAGCAATCTGGTCAACAAGATGATCTCCGAAGGCTCTTATCCAATCAGCTGCCCTGAGGAGTGCTTCAAGAGGTCTGTGTCCATCACCgacaccatctctccatcctcagaCATCGAGACGGACGCCTTCGCTGAAGCGCCTCCAGAGCGAGAGCTGGGGCGGCCAACCCAGATGGAGGGATCCGAGGAGAAGGGGAAGCAGGGGAAAGGCCGAcgatgggaaggagaggaaagggaggagggggagaagagtgcCAAGCCTCCTAAAAGGCAGTCCGTGAGGAGCGACGAGAAGCTCAGCCCCACCATGCACGTGGGCAGCGCCACATTCCACACCCTCAGCCCTGTCATTGTGGAGCGCTAcatccacacagcccaccaCCCTGAGAAGGGCCTCAGCGCTCAGGCCGCCAAAAACAGCCAGAgacgggaggagaaggaggccggGGAGCCCGATAACGACCTGATGAtgctggaggggaggaaggatctGGAGTCTCCCAGCCTGACCGAAAGTGTGGCCAGCGACAAGGACGAGGGCCGGGAGACCGAGACCAAGCCCTCCGGCCGTTCCACGGCCTCTCTGGAGCGCATCACCGAGGTCAAACACAGTCTGACCCTGGATATCCCCACCGCCCAAACCAACCGCTGTTTCAGTCTCACCTACTCCACGGacaacgaggaggaggaggaggagggggcgcaGGAGGAGAACGACTCGCCCTTCTCGGGAAGCTTGAGGAAGAAATCGTCCTACGGAGGAAGCGACCTCTATCTGGACAGCTCCCCGCCCATTGACGAGAGCGTGCGGGACCACCCCCTGCAGGTAGGGAGGCTGCAGCAGGACGACGACGGCCTGGCCTACGACTCGATGAAGTACACCCTGGTGGTGGATGAGAACACCACACTGGAGCTGGTCAGCCTCAGGAG GTGCACCTCTGTGTTGAGTGacgacagtgagctctccacaCTGTGCGACGACGACCCCCTAGGCACGGGACATGTGGGCGACGGGCAGTGTGACGTGGGCGTGCGGCCGGAACTCAGCTCCTCAGAGGACTCCTCCCCCGAGGCAGACATCCCCTTCTCCAAGAAGTTCCTCAACGTGTTTGTCAACAGCACCTCGCGCTCCTCCA GTACAGAGTCTTTTGGGCTGTTCTCCTGTACGAtcagcggagaggagagggaccagACACACAGGGCTGTGTACAG GTTCATCCCCAGACATGCAGATGAGCTGGAGCTGGATGTGGACGACCCTCTCtacgtagaggaggaggaggatgactaCTGGTACAGAGGTTATAACATGcgcacaggagagaggggcataTTCCCGGCCTTCTACGCTCATGAGGTCATAGGGCAATCCAAGGAAATTGTCG GATTGAAGAGGAACCCTGCGTGGATGGAGAGCTTCAGCGTCCAGTTCCTGGGTTCTGTGGAGGTACCCTATCACCAAGGTAACGGCATCCTCTGTGCCGCCATGCAAAAG aTTGCAGTATCCCGGAAGCGGACGGTGCATGTGcggcccccctccctgtgtgaGCTGGAGATCAGCCTGCAAGGGGTCAAGCTGGTCATGAGCCTGGAGGATGAATACGACACCATGGATGAG TTCGACAGGTGCAGTCACTTCTTCCAGATGAAGAACATCTCCTTCTGCGGGTGCCATCCCAAGAACAACTG CTACTTTGGTTTCATCACTAAGCACCCCACGCTGAACAGGTTCGCCTGCCACGTGTTCGTCTCCCAGGAGTCCATGAGGCGCGTGGCCGAGTGTGTCGG ACGGGCCTTCCAGGAGTATTACCAGGAGCACCTGGAGTACGCCTGCCCGACCGAAGACATCTACCTGGAGTAG
- the LOC134020561 gene encoding gastricsin-like — MKFLIVVLACAVVAEGIVRVPLVKHKSIRQALREKGIHLPYQDPALKYQPTEFAGGSTAMYINNYADTTYYGAITIGTPPQSFQVLFDTGSANLWVDSIYCNTQACNAHTKFNPQASSTYSAKGQTFYLPYGAGSLYGVFGYDTVNVGGIVINNQEIGLSTNEPGQNFVVAKFDGILGLSYPTISAGGETPVMDNMMSKRLLQADIFAFYMTGGGQQGSELSFGGVDNTKYSGQIYWTPVTSQTYWQIGVSGFGINGQETGWCSQGCQAIVDTGTSMLTAPSSLIGGIMQSIGAQRNQYGQYVVDCSQASNLPTFSFTLSGVPFPLPPSAYIQQENQECVVAITPTYLPSQNGQPLWIFGDVFLRSYYSVYDRAYNRVGFATAA; from the exons ATGAAGTTCCTCATCGTTGTCCTGGCGTGTGCCGTTGTCGCCGAGGGAATAGTcag GGTCCCTCTGGTGAAGCACAAGTCTATCCGTCAGGCTCTGAGGGAGAAGGGCATCCACCTGCCTTACCAGGACCCTGCCCTGAAATACCAACCTACTGAGTTTGCAGGCGGCTCCACTGCAATGTACATCAACAACTATGCTGAT ACCACCTACTATGGAGCAATTACCATTGGCACGCCACCCCAGTCCTTCCAGGTGTTGTTTGACACTGGCTCTGCAAACCTGTGGGTAGATTCTATCTACTGCAACACCCAGGCCTGCA ATGCACATACAAAGTTCAATCCCCAGGCCTCTTCCACTTACTCTGCCAAGGGACAGACCTTCTACCTGCCCTATGGAGCCGGGAGCCTCTACGGGGTGTTTGGATATGACACTGTCAAT GTTGGTGGGATTGTCATCAACAACCAGGAGATTGGACTAAGCACTAATGAGCCAGGTCAGAACTTTGTTGTGGCTAAGTTTGACGGCATCTTGGGTCTATCCTACCCTACCATCTCTGCTGGAGGGGAGACCCCCGTCATGGACAACATGATGTCCAAGCGTCTCCTGCAGGCAGACATCTTTGCCTTCTACATGACCGG TGGCGGGCAGCAGGGCAGTGAGCTGTCATTCGGAGGAGTAGACAACACCAAGTATTCAGGCCAGATCTACTGGACTCCCGTTACCTCCCAGACCTACTGGCAGATTGGTGTTTCTGG GTTCGGGATTAACGGCCAGGAGACGGGCTGGTGCAGTCAGGGCTGCCAGGCCATCGTGGACACAGGCACCTCCATGCTCACCGCCCCTAGTTCGCTCATAGGAGGCATCATGCAGTCCATCGGAGCCCAGAGGAACCAGTATGGACAG TACGTTGTGGACTGCAGCCAGGCCAGCAACCTTCCAACCTTTTCCTTCACTCTGAGCGGGGTTCccttccctctgcctccctctgcctacaTTCAACAg GAAAACCAGGAGTGCGTGGTGGCCATCACCCCCACCTACCTGCCCTCTCAGAACGGACAGCCTCTGTGGATCTTTGGAGACGTGTTCCTCAGGTCATACTACTCCGTCTACGACCGCGCCTACAACCGCGTGGGCTTTGCCACCGCTGCCTAA
- the LOC134021446 gene encoding zona pellucida sperm-binding protein 3-like has product MAMKWITNCLVVVAVLGYACDGAPQKPQKPNPQGQVIPEPPITWEFPRDPAPDSSTGVVVDVPLPPVTNSVSVSCLESQVNVMVKRDMFGTGQLIKSSDLMLGSCAVSQEIATDLLFQSDLVSCGSHVTMNEESLVYSYLVTYTPTSVPNVPIVRTGKAEIRVECHYQRKHNVSSLAVNPRWIPFSTTRVAEELLYFSLKLMTDDGRFERINNNYIQSDLIRMEASVKRYMHVPLRVYVDSCVATLQPEVNSSPRYVFIGNNGCMLDGQATGSASTFFQRVDDTKLQFQLESFMFVGQNLGQNIIENVGQHGKIPGKTSPARSMKIYITCYLKASTAARSIDSTYKACSFANGWKESNGNHAACACCNSDCGGRKVREVTIDADHEWEATASIAITVGEEQMD; this is encoded by the exons ATGGCGATGAAGTGGATCACAAATTGTCTTGTGGTAGTGGCCGTGCTTGGTTATGCATGTGATGGTGCCCCTCAGAAGCCTCAAAAACCTAATCCTCAAGGACAGGTTATTCCTGAGCCACCAATCACCTGGGAATTTCCTAGAGATCCTGCGCCAGATTCCTCGACAGGGGTGGTTGTTGATGTGCCCTTACCTCCTGTTACCAACTCTGTTTCTGTTTCGTGCCTAGAAAGCCAGGTCAATGTCATGGTGAAGAGGGACATGTTTGGTACTGGTCAGTTAATCAAAAGTTCTGATCTGATGTTGGGAAGTTGTGCTGTCTCGCAAGAGATAGCGACAGATTTGCTCTTTCAGTCTGATCTGGTGTCATGTGGCAGCCACGTCACG ATGAATGAGGAATCGTTGGTATACTCCTACCTTGTGACCTATACACCTACCTCTGTGCCAAATGTCCCTATTGTGAGGACTGGCAAAGCTGAAATTAGAGTGGAGTGCCACTACCAAAG GAAACACAATGTGAGCAGTTTAGCTGTGAATCCACGGTGGATCCCATTCTCTACTACTAGGGTGGCAGAAGAATTACTTTACTTTTCTTTGAAACTCATGACTG ATGATGGGAGGTTTGAGAGGATAAACAACAATTACATACAAAGCGATTTGATTAGAATGGAGGCCTCTGTCAAAAGATACATGCACGTTCCCCTGCGTGTCTACGTGGACAGCTGTGTGGCCACCCTTCAACCTGAAGTAAACTCCTCACCCAGATATGTTTTCATCGGCAACAACGG TTGTATGCTTGATGGTCAGGCAACTGGGTCTGCCTCCACATTCTTTCAACGGGTAGATGACACTAAGCTTCAGTTCCAGCTTGAATCCTTTATGTTCGTGGGCCAGAACCTGGGCCAGAACATAATCGAGAACGTGGGCCAACATGGCAAGATACCTGGCAAGACATCTCCAGCAAGGTCAATG AAAATCTACATTACCTGCTACTTGAAGGCATCCACTGCTGCCCGGAGTATTGACAGTACCTACAAAGCCTGCTCCTTTGCCAATGG ATGGAAAGAGTCCAATGGAAATCATGCAGCTTGTGCCTGCTGTAACTCTGACTGTGGTGGGAGAAAGGTTCGCGAAGTGACCATAGATGCAG ATCACGAATGGGAAGCTACAGCCAGCATCGCTATCACTGTTGGAGAGGAACAGATGGATTAA